A portion of the Hydrogenispora ethanolica genome contains these proteins:
- a CDS encoding DUF494 family protein, which yields MERVIEIANYVMKQVLDQGDNMLSERNLIAALVELGYEANEIEAAFKLLYSIPSTLKSDDDVIERVSVNGYRVFSPAEIRKISVPCRGELIRLADSSLISPDEMEKILAEALLLDSFEVGMKELELILHKVIEDEERLLMILFHPNDSAACICLN from the coding sequence ATGGAAAGGGTCATCGAGATTGCCAATTATGTAATGAAGCAAGTGTTGGATCAAGGCGATAATATGCTTTCGGAGAGAAATTTAATCGCCGCATTGGTAGAACTGGGTTATGAAGCCAACGAGATCGAGGCTGCTTTTAAATTACTCTACTCCATACCATCTACCCTGAAGTCGGACGATGACGTCATTGAACGGGTGAGTGTCAATGGCTATCGGGTTTTCTCCCCCGCCGAAATTCGTAAAATTTCTGTACCTTGCCGAGGCGAACTGATTCGGTTGGCGGATAGTTCCTTGATTTCTCCGGATGAGATGGAAAAGATTTTAGCCGAGGCGCTACTGTTGGATTCTTTTGAGGTTGGAATGAAAGAACTGGAATTGATACTGCATAAAGTGATCGAGGATGAGGAACGATTATTAATGATCCTTTTCCATCCGAACGACAGTGCAGCCTGCATTTGTTTGAATTGA